The region AACAAGTCATTTGGGGGAAGACATTTTCTAATATGGTCATACATGAAGTCataaaagtaaagtaaaaaaatatatacagcacTTTTTTTACCAACCCCCTTTCACTTaaattcataattattttgtgatttattattCAAAAATGGTTTCCCATCATGTCGTggcatttttaaacattgaaattatactgaaatttcttttgtttaaTATTTACAACGGCAGCATAAGCAATAAAAagagaaagggagaaaaaaaagtgtcagtgtCGTCTTTATTACACAACTTTTGGACATTCCACAACAACCATGCAGGACTAAAATGAACAACTATATAgacaaagttgtttttgttttttttttcaccgaacCGTGTCGACATTATTTACATGTCTTGATGTTATATTGATGACGGCAGCGAGAGGAAAAATGACTTCAAACCAAGCACAGTCCATTCATATCAACGTTTGCTTACAAAATCACGTCTCTATTGAAGAAAATGGCCTTATGTTTCGGCTTAGTTGCATGAGAAAGTTATCATAGCAACCCCACAGCCACTTCTTTGCACCTTTCATTTCCCCCAATGTCGGAACACCACGACCATATGCGCTCGTGGGTGACTTTTGTTGACTTGTTCATGAATGACAAGGACATCTGAGCGGTAGTCCCTTTGCAATTGTGTCTGGGCGTGAGCTGTGGCCAACAGCAGGCCCCGGGTGAGCGTGCTCATTGAGTTTTACCGTTCTTCcagctgaaaaataaaatgcattgagAACTGTGGATCTCTTTTCCGCATGCAAGGCCATCAAATCAACTGtttaagaaatgtaaaaaaaaaaaaaaaaatttaaacaccATAATTTGGGGAGTGAATGATGAGCCAAAAAGGGGAAACTGAAAAAGTTGTGAaactaggacaaaaaaataaaattatacaaTATTTAGATTCctataaagtgaaaaaaaggtttttggaaaagaagagcattaaaaaaagtagtAAGAAGACAAACTAATTAAACGTGAGGTATATTTACAGAATGTTTTACAGCCGCTCCATTAGGTACCTCTGCGCCTAATAAAACGTCAGGCGTGAAGTGCTTTTTATTCTCTTTGTGTTGCCGAAATGAATGACATCATTCATATTCTTTGGTCCAGAGGTGCCACACAAACACGCAACACACATTTCTCAAAACACGAGCGCAATAATACTGCTAAAAACATTGTCTAGTATGAAAGACGTGACAAGATTATTGCACCAAATGGAACATTTTTGGACTCCTGACCAACGTGAAAGGGGCCCCAATGGGCCAGTTTTGCACTTTCGTCATGTCAGCACTGAGttctagattaaaaaaataatcataaaatgtcaacaatgaTGTCCTAATTAATGAAACTGCATTTATGGTCCTTAGTGTGGGTTGCACAAAATTGTTTTGCAACTTGGCCGATTGAAGGAtgagatgaagggaaaaaaaaaaaaaacacgattagAGTCTAGTCAGCTCAAAGATTTCAACGTCGCTGTGTCGTCGACAAGCGGGTTCAAGCCCTAACACTGGAGCATGAAAACACACTTGGGAGCAAGTCTGGGAACTGGGGagggggaaaaggaaaaaaaaagaatataatttatttttacaataaatataattaatGCAATAGtaaagtacaaaaaaagtttctgaGGACATCATTATTTAAAATTGTAGCGTGTGCATTCCGGCAGATTGTGGATGTAATTCAACATTTTGGCCACTAGATGACctcgtttttttgttgaagaTCATCTTTGGTCCCGCTTTTGATGCTGGACTTGAACtttcaaatgtgcatttttggacACGATACTTGATGTATATTGTCAGATGCGAAGTTATATTGACTTATAGATTACCTTACAAAAGGGATCAGTACACCGTTGGGACAATATTTGGGTTTTATATATTGCTCTTGGCCATgaatgttttaaagtgctctataaagacAGCCGAGTTGAGTTCCAAAATTATGCCAAAGTCGAGTATCTCTATGATGCCGTATCCTGTTATTGGTCGAGAGCGGAACCCCTGCCATGGAGGCGGGTTGACTGTGGTTGGCACCAAAGCGATACTATTAAATTAGACATGGCTATGGCCTGAtcacaaaaacaccaaatagGTTTTTTCCTCATTTATAACGGATACATCTGTGGACACAAATATGCGGGGAGACTCTGTATTGTCATTAGgtgaacacacactcacactggaccaacaccccccccccaaaaaaaagctacatgGAGCCACGCCCGCGGATCACCAAACTGTCACATCATGCAAAGTCGATCAATGACGGATTCCGTTTCGAACTCCACCATTGGAGCGTCCTAAACTGTTGAAGGCAACGTTCGTGGTGCCTTCACAGGGGGCGCTCTTGCACAAGTgtctttttcctcaattccccATTGGGAGTGTGTAGAAATATCGTTTGTGAGATAATAGAAAAGAGACACCGGGGAAGCGgatttatatattaaaaaagaagaaaaaaaaatccatcatcttaaaaaaaggggggttacCTCATTCCGTGGGGGTCTTGTCCTTGCAGGAGGCTTCGCAGACGAGCTCCTTGTGCGCGAGCGGGTACGGGAAAGCGGCTCCGCTGCACGCGCCGCCGTACGGCAGTTTGTTGAGGCGGGAGAGACCCTTGATGCTCCCGGGGGGCCGCCCAGGGCTCACCTTGTAGCCCGCTGCCCTGGTGGTGCCCAGCGGCCTGCCGGGGCTGGTTTTGAATCCCGCGGCGCGGGTGGTGCCCAACGGGCGTCCCGTGCTGGTCCGGTAGCCGGCCAGTTTGGTGGTGCCCAGCGGGCGACCGCGCCGCCCCGTCTTGC is a window of Hippocampus zosterae strain Florida chromosome 16, ASM2543408v3, whole genome shotgun sequence DNA encoding:
- the LOC127588024 gene encoding UPF0461 protein C5orf24 homolog isoform X2, which codes for MMRQVTSGDFCMNARPSCLAEDAHHPAAHFDLCPTQPNKFYPPPPPPSSVQMTLASMAAPGPGLKPMACPRQEVLGPAKLPAGKSGDPAAAGDNGKKKSKGGGKTGRRGRPLGTTKLAGYRTSTGRPLGTTRAAGFKTSPGRPLGTTRAAGYKVSPGRPPGSIKGLSRLNKLPYGGACSGAAFPYPLAHKELVCEASCKDKTPTE